From Plasmodium coatneyi strain Hackeri chromosome 7, complete sequence:
ctaataataattttttttttttttttttttttttcgtttaattCACGTATTCCTTTGCCCcctaaaaattatattattatatatatgtgtctgTGTGTTTGGGCctattgttcctttttttttttttttcttaaacttttttcctttcttttattgtttctttttttcctctttttttttttttttttttttttcttttcttttttacttcttaaatcttcactttttaattttttaattttttttattttctgactttttattttttttattttttacttttttaatttttctattttttctggAGTACTTGGGTGAGCACTTAGACAGGAAATGTTAATTCTTTAATTGTACTTACCACCCTTAGCTGGATCTGGACCTGCCCCCACCTGAGCACCTGGGTCGGAAGTATGTCCAGAAGGAGTTTGGGTGTCTGTTCCAGGAACAGTGTTGGGAGTTTGGGAATCCATTTGTGGACCCTTAGGACCTGGACCTAAAAAGTAGAAAGTAAGAGAAGGAGTGGTTTTGTTTatccttctttatttgttttattccttttctctttactttcttcttcttttctttctttttctttcgttttttattttttcttttgtgtaCACCCAGAGGGCGCACACTTCCTTCggaggatggaaggaactgaaggttgttaaggtgggaaggaagaaaggaagaaaggaagaagggaagaagggaagggagtgaacactcccttttcttcctttctgaCTGcccccttccacccctaaggGCCCTACGTTACCCTTACCTGCTGCAATTTCCCTGCCAGGTTGGGCAGATCCTGGATCTTGGTCACCTGGGAGAGTTGTACCTGTACCTGAAATAGTAGGAGGATTAGCGTCAATAATACGAATAGTTGCAGTTTTACCTGTGTCTGAGTAGGTAAGACTGTAATCAATATCATCTTCATTCTCGTCATCATTACTATTGAGTACTGGAATATGAGCATCAATAGGAAGACCATTAGCATCAAGGATAATATCATGAGCGTACTGAGCATTATCATTACCTTCTTTGTTTGCTCCATTTGTAGTTTCACTCCTTGGGGTAAAATCACCAGATGCAGCAGGAGGTCGTACTGCTGCTGGTTTAGCAGCAACAGGTTTTGCTGCGGTGGCAGGTTTAGTTTGACATATGTTAGTTATAGAAGACAGAGCTTTCTGTATTTCTGCATTGCTTTcgatttccccttttattttttttcgtaggTCTGTACTATCAAAAGCAGGACCCGTACAATTATCCCAGTTACATTGAATACATGTATCTCCTTCACATTTAGTGAAGTGAAGGTTATTATTTTCAGTAAAGGCCTTTTGTATGGCCTCCGCTGTGGTATGGCACTTTTCTCCAAGGAGTTTTCCATATTCATTTAATATTAAACATTCCATAATTTGTTTAAATAAtctattattttccttcttatcaGTTTTTTCCCCGTTATCTACTGTAATGCCGTATATATGCAATAGTCCTGCAACAATTTGCTTGCAtgcttctttcttctcttcagtGCCAGTACAATAAATGTCCGTACTTGAGTCCGACTGAAGCATGGCCTTGGCAAGTGGGTTGATCCTATCCTTTATGTCTTTCCAACTGTCTTTCtacaaaagaaaggaaagaagggggaggCATGTGCTTACATTTAATTCTTACATAAAATCTTTACTCATACGTTTCCCCTGAGTACGTATACATTCTTTCTACATGCAATATATACACTTGGATACTAATGTCCAATATGGATTTTTCTAACCTCCCATTTCCTTTGGCCCGGCGTTGATTTGTCCCTGGACCATTGTGTTATTACACATTGTGAACGTTGACATAAGTTATTCATAGAACTTATAGTAGTTAGagtttttttcatgttgTCATTTTGCTCGAGCATTTTATCCAATTTGGTCTTTACATTGGTTTTATTACCTTTATCGCTTATTTGGCACTCTGTATATTTTCCATACCTTTCACACTTAACACAATTATCCTTCTGACCCTTACTATACACACACCACGTATCCATCTGTGTATTTCCAGCATTAAATGCTTGTACTATTGTATCTTCCCCGACCGTACAGGGAGATGCAACATTCTCTCTCAACTTATCCGCATAAGCATTCAGGAGGAGGCACATCATGGTTTGCTTAAAATCCCTGTTTTCTTTcgccttcctttccttatcATCATTTGTACCTTCACCCTCCATATCCTTAGTGTCTATCCCAATGCTGTATATGTACTGCAACCCCTCAgtaatgtatgtacatgcttTTTTCTCTGGGTCTGTGACTCTTCTACTACCtgtatttgtatttttacaGTACGTTTGCACTTTTGTGCtatttgcatatattttattaaacatGTTTGTGGCCTCATTGTTAATGTTCT
This genomic window contains:
- a CDS encoding SICA antigen, with the translated sequence MFQHCDKMQENINNEATNMFNKIYANSTKVQTYCKNTNTGSRRVTDPEKKACTYITEGLQYIYSIGIDTKDMEGEGTNDDKERKAKENRDFKQTMMCLLLNAYADKLRENVASPCTVGEDTIVQAFNAGNTQMDTWCVYSKGQKDNCVKCERYGKYTECQISDKGNKTNVKTKLDKMLEQNDNMKKTLTTISSMNNLCQRSQCVITQWSRDKSTPGQRKWEKDSWKDIKDRINPLAKAMLQSDSSTDIYCTGTEEKKEACKQIVAGLLHIYGITVDNGEKTDKKENNRLFKQIMECLILNEYGKLLGEKCHTTAEAIQKAFTENNNLHFTKCEGDTCIQCNWDNCTGPAFDSTDLRKKIKGEIESNAEIQKALSSITNICQTKPATAAKPVAAKPAAYFGMLGKRRKRYKRAHQVRGPPLEEQPLDYVDQQDGPHEYTLVRERKQPRSAPTGRTKSRKKQGVSSRVGHRTIIDIHLEVIDECQKGDLYSTKEDFFEILVQEFMGNNSIKEKHVLNEQVPKEDFISEEDVPRDHVLKERVPKEGVQSSDSGFREEDFVPKEEILREGVPKEQVPSSNSAF